From one Streptomyces sp. R41 genomic stretch:
- a CDS encoding glycine hydroxymethyltransferase, whose translation MPEPLSTESTAFRSALDVIRAVEPRVADAIGQEIADQRDMLKLIASENYASPATLLAMGNWFSDKYAEGTIGRRFYAGCRNVDTVEGLAAEHARELFGAEHAYAQPHSGIDANLVAFWAVLAARVEAPALERAGVRNVNDLSEADWAELRQAFGNQRMLGMSLDAGGHLTHGFRPNISGKMFDQRSYGTDPATGLIDYEALRTSARDFKPLIIVAGYSAYPRLVNFRIMREIADEVGATLMVDMAHFAGLVAGKVLTGDFDPIPHAQIVTTTTHKSLRGPRGGMVLCDETLAEQVDRGCPMVLGGPLPHVMAAKAVALAEARRPEFRDYAQAVVDNSRALAEGLMRRGATLVTGGTDNHLNLIDVASSYGLTGRQAESALLDSGIVTNRNAIPADPNGAWYTSGIRIGTPALTTRGLGTTEMDEIAGLIDRVLAAAEPGTTAKGSPSKAQHVLDPKISDEIAHRATDLLAGFPLYPEIDLG comes from the coding sequence ATGCCAGAGCCCCTTTCCACCGAGTCCACCGCCTTCCGCAGCGCCCTCGACGTGATCCGGGCCGTGGAGCCCCGCGTCGCCGACGCGATCGGCCAGGAAATCGCCGACCAGCGCGACATGCTCAAACTGATCGCCTCCGAGAACTACGCCTCCCCGGCCACCCTCCTGGCCATGGGCAACTGGTTCAGCGACAAGTACGCCGAGGGCACGATCGGCCGCCGCTTCTACGCCGGCTGTCGCAACGTCGACACGGTCGAGGGCCTCGCCGCCGAGCACGCGCGCGAACTCTTCGGCGCCGAGCACGCCTACGCCCAGCCGCACTCCGGCATCGACGCCAACCTCGTCGCCTTCTGGGCCGTCCTCGCCGCCCGCGTCGAGGCCCCCGCCCTGGAACGGGCCGGCGTCCGCAACGTCAACGACCTCTCCGAGGCCGACTGGGCCGAGCTGCGCCAGGCCTTCGGCAACCAGCGCATGCTCGGCATGTCCCTGGACGCCGGCGGCCACCTCACCCACGGCTTCCGCCCGAACATCTCCGGCAAGATGTTCGACCAGCGCTCCTACGGCACCGACCCCGCCACCGGCCTCATCGACTACGAGGCCCTGCGCACCTCCGCCCGTGACTTCAAGCCGCTGATCATCGTCGCCGGCTACTCCGCCTACCCCCGTCTGGTGAACTTCCGCATCATGCGGGAGATCGCCGACGAGGTCGGCGCGACCCTCATGGTCGACATGGCGCACTTCGCCGGTCTCGTCGCCGGCAAGGTCCTCACCGGCGACTTCGACCCGATCCCACACGCGCAGATCGTCACCACCACCACGCACAAGTCGCTGCGCGGCCCGCGCGGCGGCATGGTGCTGTGCGACGAGACCCTCGCCGAGCAGGTCGACCGCGGCTGCCCGATGGTCCTCGGTGGCCCCCTTCCCCATGTCATGGCCGCCAAGGCCGTCGCACTCGCCGAGGCCCGTCGCCCCGAGTTCCGCGACTACGCCCAAGCCGTCGTCGACAACTCCCGCGCCCTCGCCGAGGGCCTGATGCGCCGCGGCGCCACGCTGGTCACCGGCGGCACCGACAACCACCTCAACCTGATCGACGTCGCCTCCTCCTACGGCCTCACCGGCCGCCAGGCCGAGTCCGCACTGCTCGACTCGGGCATCGTCACCAACCGCAACGCCATCCCCGCCGACCCGAACGGCGCCTGGTACACCTCCGGCATCCGCATCGGCACGCCCGCGCTGACCACCCGTGGTCTGGGCACAACCGAGATGGACGAGATCGCGGGCCTGATCGACCGCGTCCTCGCCGCCGCCGAGCCCGGCACCACCGCCAAGGGCAGCCCGTCCAAGGCCCAGCACGTCCTGGACCCGAAGATCTCCGACGAGATCGCTCACCGCGCCACCGACCTGCTCGCCGGCTTCCCGCTCTACCCGGAGATCGACCTCGGCTGA
- a CDS encoding RNA polymerase sigma factor: MRTREGGRIVVDEAVVIARVRAGEPEAYAELVRAHTGIAIRAARALGAGADAEDVVQQAFIKAYCSLGRFRDGAAFKPWLLSIVANETRNTVRTAVRQRTLAGREAVFAEAEPLIPESADPAVAALEIERRAALLAALDQLSEEHRLVVTYRYLLEMDEPETAQALGWPRGTVKSRLNRALRKLGRLLPDFEPGEPREGGDEHE, encoded by the coding sequence GTGAGGACGCGGGAGGGGGGCCGCATCGTCGTCGACGAGGCCGTGGTGATCGCACGCGTACGCGCCGGTGAGCCGGAGGCGTATGCGGAGCTGGTCCGTGCCCACACGGGCATCGCGATCAGGGCGGCCAGGGCGCTTGGCGCGGGTGCGGACGCGGAGGACGTGGTGCAGCAGGCCTTCATCAAGGCGTACTGCTCGCTGGGGCGCTTTCGGGACGGCGCGGCGTTCAAGCCGTGGCTGCTTTCGATCGTCGCCAATGAGACGAGGAACACAGTGCGGACGGCGGTGCGCCAGCGGACGCTGGCCGGCCGGGAGGCCGTGTTCGCGGAGGCGGAGCCGCTGATACCGGAATCGGCGGACCCGGCGGTCGCGGCGCTGGAGATAGAGCGCCGCGCGGCACTGCTGGCCGCCCTGGATCAGCTGAGCGAGGAGCACCGCCTCGTCGTCACGTACCGCTATCTCCTGGAGATGGACGAACCGGAGACGGCCCAGGCCCTGGGCTGGCCGCGCGGCACGGTGAAGTCCCGCCTCAACCGCGCCCTGCGCAAGCTGGGCCGGCTGCTGCCGGACTTCGAACCCGGAGAACCTCGGGAAGGGGGTGATGAGCATGAGTGA
- the trpS gene encoding tryptophan--tRNA ligase translates to MASDRPRVLSGIQPTAGSFHLGNYLGAVRQWVALQESHDAFYMVVDLHAITLPQDPADLRANTRLATAQLLAAGLDPERCTLFVQSHVPEHAQLAWIMNCLTGFGEASRMTQFKDKSARQGAERASVGLFTYPILQVADILLYQANEVPVGEDQRQHIELTRDLAERFNGRFGQTFTVPKPYILKETAKIFDLQDPTIKMSKSASTPKGLINLLDEPRTTAKKVKSAVTDTDTVIRYDTEHKPGISNLLTIYSTLTGTGIEELEQKYTGKGYGALKTDLAEVMVDFVTPFRERTQQYLDDPETLDSILAKGAEKARAVAAETLSQAYDKVGFLPAKH, encoded by the coding sequence ATGGCCTCTGATCGTCCCCGCGTGCTCTCCGGAATCCAGCCCACCGCAGGCTCGTTCCACCTCGGCAACTACCTCGGCGCCGTCCGCCAGTGGGTGGCCCTGCAGGAGTCCCACGACGCGTTCTACATGGTCGTCGACCTGCACGCGATCACCCTTCCGCAGGACCCCGCGGACCTGCGAGCCAACACCCGGCTCGCCACCGCGCAGCTGCTCGCCGCCGGTCTCGACCCGGAGCGCTGCACGCTCTTCGTGCAGAGCCACGTCCCCGAGCACGCCCAGCTGGCCTGGATCATGAACTGCCTCACCGGCTTCGGCGAGGCGTCCCGCATGACGCAGTTCAAGGACAAGTCCGCCAGACAGGGCGCCGAGCGCGCCTCCGTGGGTCTCTTCACGTACCCGATCCTGCAGGTCGCGGACATCCTGCTGTACCAGGCCAACGAGGTCCCGGTCGGCGAGGACCAGCGCCAGCACATCGAGCTCACGCGTGACCTCGCCGAGCGCTTCAACGGCCGCTTCGGCCAGACGTTCACGGTCCCGAAGCCGTACATCCTCAAGGAGACGGCGAAGATCTTCGATCTTCAGGACCCGACGATCAAGATGAGCAAGTCGGCGTCGACCCCGAAGGGCCTCATCAACCTGCTCGACGAGCCGAGGACGACCGCCAAGAAGGTCAAGAGCGCGGTCACCGACACGGACACCGTCATCAGGTATGACACGGAGCACAAGCCGGGTATCAGCAACCTGCTGACCATCTACTCGACCCTCACCGGAACCGGTATCGAGGAACTGGAGCAGAAGTACACCGGCAAGGGCTACGGTGCGCTCAAGACGGATCTCGCCGAGGTCATGGTCGACTTCGTGACGCCGTTCCGGGAGCGCACCCAGCAGTATCTGGACGACCCGGAGACACTCGACTCGATCCTGGCCAAGGGTGCCGAGAAGGCACGTGCCGTCGCCGCGGAGACGCTGTCCCAGGCGTACGACAAGGTCGGCTTCCTGCCCGCCAAGCACTGA
- a CDS encoding 2'-5' RNA ligase family protein: MGTVTIGVSIAVPEPHGSLLQERRAGFGDPAASGIPTHVTLLPPTEVDDSALPAIEAHLIAVAAAGRPFPMRLSGTGTFRPLSPVVYVRVVEGAEACTWLQKQVRDGSGPVARELQFPYHPHVTVAHGIDDEAMDRAYEALSGYEAEWPCTGFALYEQGADGVWRKLREFAFGIAVVPPQAGSPERDSTLPTR; this comes from the coding sequence GTGGGGACCGTAACGATCGGCGTGTCGATCGCGGTCCCGGAGCCTCACGGCAGCCTGCTCCAGGAGCGGCGCGCGGGCTTCGGCGACCCCGCGGCTTCCGGCATCCCCACGCACGTCACGCTGCTGCCGCCGACGGAGGTCGACGACTCGGCGCTGCCCGCGATCGAGGCGCATCTCATCGCGGTCGCGGCCGCCGGGCGCCCCTTCCCGATGCGGCTGTCCGGCACGGGCACCTTCCGCCCCCTGTCGCCCGTCGTGTACGTGCGGGTCGTCGAGGGTGCCGAGGCCTGCACCTGGCTGCAGAAGCAGGTCCGGGACGGCTCCGGGCCGGTCGCGCGCGAGCTCCAGTTCCCGTACCACCCGCACGTCACGGTGGCGCACGGCATCGACGACGAGGCGATGGACCGGGCTTATGAGGCACTGTCCGGGTACGAGGCCGAGTGGCCCTGCACCGGATTCGCGCTCTACGAGCAGGGCGCTGACGGCGTCTGGCGCAAGCTGCGCGAGTTCGCCTTCGGCATCGCGGTGGTGCCCCCACAGGCGGGCTCGCCGGAGCGGGACAGCACACTGCCGACCCGTTAG
- a CDS encoding decaprenylphospho-beta-D-erythro-pentofuranosid-2-ulose 2-reductase, which yields MKDAFGLPQSLLILGGTSEIALATARRLIVRRTRTVWLAGRPSPALEQAADQLRGMGADARTVAFDALDPESHETVLGKLFAEGDIDMVLLAFGVLGDQARDEKEPVAAVRVAQTNYTGAVSAGLVCARALQAQGHGSLVVLSSVAGERARRSNFIYGSSKAGLDAFAQGLGDALHGTGVHVMVVRPGFVRTRMTAGLPQAPLATTPEAVATAVETGLRRRSETVWVPGALRLVMAALRHVPRPVFRRLPI from the coding sequence ATGAAGGACGCCTTCGGTCTCCCCCAGTCCCTGCTGATCCTCGGCGGCACGTCCGAGATCGCGCTGGCCACCGCGCGCCGTCTGATCGTCCGGCGCACCCGCACGGTGTGGCTCGCGGGACGGCCGTCACCCGCCCTGGAGCAAGCCGCCGATCAACTGCGCGGGATGGGTGCGGACGCCCGTACCGTCGCCTTCGACGCCCTCGACCCCGAGTCCCACGAGACCGTGCTCGGCAAGCTCTTCGCGGAGGGCGACATCGACATGGTGCTGCTGGCGTTCGGCGTGCTCGGCGACCAGGCGCGGGACGAGAAGGAGCCCGTGGCGGCGGTACGTGTGGCGCAGACCAACTACACGGGCGCGGTGTCGGCCGGTCTGGTGTGCGCGCGGGCCCTCCAGGCGCAGGGGCACGGCTCACTGGTGGTGCTCTCCTCGGTCGCCGGCGAGCGCGCCCGGCGCTCCAACTTCATCTACGGCTCCAGCAAGGCGGGCCTGGACGCCTTCGCGCAGGGCCTGGGCGACGCGCTGCACGGCACGGGCGTGCACGTGATGGTCGTACGCCCCGGGTTCGTCCGTACGAGGATGACGGCGGGCCTGCCGCAGGCGCCCCTGGCCACCACTCCGGAGGCGGTCGCTACGGCCGTGGAGACGGGGCTGCGACGCCGCTCGGAGACGGTGTGGGTACCGGGAGCGCTGCGCCTGGTGATGGCGGCGCTGCGGCACGTACCGCGACCGGTGTTCCGGCGACTGCCGATCTGA
- a CDS encoding FAD-binding protein: MPADTVSVTGWGRTAPTTARLVRPRTYEEAAAAVRECGTRGGIARGLGRAYGDAAQNAGGAVLDMTGLDRIHAIDADGGTVLCDAGVSLHRLMEVLLPLGWFVPVTPGTRYVTVGGAIGADIHGKNHHVSGSFARHVLSFELLTADGGIRTVGRGTTLFDATAGGMGLTGVILTATVRLQPVATSLMSVDTERAADLDDLMARLTATDHRYRYSVAWIDLLARGASMGRSVLTRGDHAPLDALPPRARRHPLAFRPAQFPSAPAFVPEGLLGRTTVGLFNELWYRKAPRARAGELQKISTFFHPLDGVPHWNRVYGRGGFVQYQFVVPYGQEEALRRIVQRISVRRCPSFLAVLKRFGDADPGWLSFPMPGWTLALDIPANLPELGAFLDELDEEVAAADGRVYLAKDARLRPELLAAMYPRLGDFRSLRQELDPRGVFTSDLSRRLGL, from the coding sequence ATGCCTGCCGACACCGTCTCCGTCACGGGTTGGGGCCGCACCGCCCCGACCACCGCCCGTCTGGTCCGCCCGCGCACCTACGAGGAGGCCGCGGCCGCCGTCCGGGAGTGCGGAACGCGCGGAGGCATCGCCCGGGGCCTCGGACGGGCCTACGGGGACGCAGCGCAGAACGCGGGCGGAGCCGTACTCGACATGACGGGCCTGGACCGGATCCACGCGATCGACGCGGACGGCGGCACCGTCCTGTGCGACGCGGGGGTGTCCCTGCACCGGCTCATGGAAGTCCTGCTCCCCCTCGGCTGGTTCGTGCCGGTCACGCCCGGGACCCGCTATGTCACCGTCGGCGGCGCGATCGGCGCGGACATCCACGGCAAGAACCACCATGTGTCGGGCTCGTTCGCCCGGCACGTCCTCTCCTTCGAGCTGCTGACCGCGGACGGCGGGATCCGTACGGTCGGCCGGGGCACGACCCTCTTCGACGCCACGGCGGGCGGCATGGGCCTGACCGGCGTGATCCTCACGGCGACCGTCCGGCTCCAGCCCGTCGCGACGTCGCTGATGTCCGTCGACACGGAACGCGCGGCGGACCTCGACGACCTGATGGCCCGCCTCACCGCCACGGACCACCGCTACCGGTACTCGGTCGCCTGGATCGACCTGCTCGCGCGCGGGGCGTCGATGGGGCGCTCGGTACTGACCCGCGGCGATCACGCGCCGCTGGACGCGCTGCCGCCACGCGCGCGTAGACACCCCCTGGCGTTCCGCCCCGCGCAGTTCCCGTCCGCGCCCGCCTTCGTACCGGAGGGGCTCCTGGGGCGTACGACAGTGGGCCTCTTCAATGAGCTCTGGTACCGGAAGGCACCACGCGCGCGTGCCGGTGAACTGCAGAAGATCTCGACCTTTTTCCACCCCCTCGACGGGGTGCCGCACTGGAACCGCGTCTACGGACGCGGCGGCTTCGTGCAGTACCAGTTCGTCGTCCCATACGGACAGGAGGAGGCCCTGCGCCGGATCGTGCAGCGCATCTCCGTACGCCGGTGCCCGTCCTTCCTCGCCGTCCTGAAGCGCTTCGGAGACGCTGATCCGGGCTGGCTGTCCTTCCCGATGCCTGGCTGGACCCTCGCCCTGGACATCCCCGCGAACCTGCCGGAGCTCGGCGCCTTCCTCGACGAACTGGACGAGGAGGTGGCCGCGGCGGACGGGCGGGTGTACCTCGCCAAGGACGCACGGCTGCGGCCCGAGCTGCTGGCCGCCATGTATCCACGGCTCGGTGACTTCCGTTCCCTGCGGCAGGAGTTGGACCCCCGAGGCGTCTTCACCTCGGACCTGTCACGCCGCCTCGGCCTGTAG
- a CDS encoding phosphatase PAP2 family protein, with product MDRGLDGMDRRLLSAVHECGTDPRVAAVARALSWSGEHGALWLAAGLAGAAVDRERRGAWLRATALTTTAHLASMGVKRIVRRPRPAHVVPLVRTAGRHSFPSSHATSAAAAAVAYGALGAHVVPPLAAAMCVSRMVVGVHYPSDVAAGAALGALTARLGARWVGVGR from the coding sequence ATGGACCGCGGGCTCGACGGCATGGATCGCCGGCTGCTGTCGGCAGTCCATGAGTGCGGTACGGATCCGCGCGTCGCGGCTGTCGCACGTGCCCTGTCCTGGAGCGGGGAGCACGGCGCGCTGTGGCTCGCGGCGGGGCTGGCCGGGGCGGCCGTGGACCGGGAGCGGCGCGGCGCGTGGTTGCGCGCGACGGCGCTCACCACCACGGCACACCTCGCCAGCATGGGTGTGAAGCGCATCGTGCGCCGCCCGCGCCCCGCGCACGTGGTGCCGCTGGTGCGCACGGCCGGACGGCACTCCTTCCCGAGCTCGCACGCCACGTCCGCGGCCGCCGCGGCGGTCGCCTACGGCGCGCTCGGCGCGCACGTGGTCCCGCCGCTCGCCGCCGCGATGTGCGTCTCGCGGATGGTCGTCGGTGTCCACTACCCCTCGGACGTCGCCGCGGGCGCCGCCCTGGGGGCCCTGACGGCCCGTCTGGGCGCGCGCTGGGTCGGGGTCGGCCGATGA
- a CDS encoding decaprenyl-phosphate phosphoribosyltransferase — MTERTALLERTPAAAVSATGLTGVIRGLLKTARPRQWVKNLLVVAAPAAAGQLFSRHALTQLTLVFALFTACASAVYLINDARDAVADRAHPVKRHRPVAAGQVPVAVAYAVGGALALLAPSAAVWLCSPAVAALLTAYIGMQLAYCVSLKHVLVVDLVVVTTGFLMRAMIGGLALGIPLSRWFLITTGFGALFMVSAKRYSEAVQMAGKAGATRALLTEYTTGYLRFVWQLAAGVSVLGYCLWALEEGGVPSAGLLPWRQLSMVAFILAILRYAVFADRGTAGEPEDVVLRDRALALIGLVWLAMYGLAVANW; from the coding sequence ATGACCGAGCGCACGGCACTCCTGGAGCGCACACCGGCCGCTGCGGTATCCGCGACGGGCCTCACCGGCGTCATCCGTGGCCTGCTCAAGACCGCCCGCCCCCGCCAGTGGGTGAAGAACCTGCTGGTGGTGGCCGCGCCGGCCGCCGCGGGCCAGCTCTTCTCCCGGCACGCGCTCACCCAACTCACCCTCGTCTTCGCGCTGTTCACGGCCTGCGCCTCCGCCGTGTACCTGATCAACGATGCCCGGGACGCGGTCGCCGACCGCGCCCACCCGGTCAAGCGCCACCGCCCGGTCGCCGCGGGCCAGGTCCCCGTCGCGGTCGCGTACGCCGTCGGGGGCGCCCTCGCGCTGCTCGCGCCGAGCGCCGCGGTCTGGCTCTGCTCGCCGGCCGTCGCCGCACTGCTGACGGCGTACATCGGCATGCAACTCGCTTACTGCGTCAGCCTGAAGCACGTCCTGGTCGTCGACCTCGTCGTCGTCACGACCGGGTTCCTGATGCGCGCGATGATCGGCGGTCTCGCCCTCGGCATCCCGCTCTCGCGCTGGTTCCTGATCACCACCGGCTTCGGGGCGCTGTTCATGGTGTCGGCGAAGCGCTACTCCGAGGCCGTGCAGATGGCCGGGAAAGCGGGCGCCACGCGCGCGTTGCTCACCGAATACACCACCGGCTATCTGCGCTTCGTCTGGCAGCTGGCCGCCGGAGTCTCCGTCCTCGGCTACTGCCTGTGGGCCCTGGAGGAGGGCGGCGTGCCCAGTGCCGGGTTGCTGCCCTGGCGGCAGTTGTCGATGGTCGCCTTCATCCTGGCCATCCTGCGGTACGCCGTCTTCGCCGACCGGGGCACCGCGGGCGAGCCCGAGGACGTGGTCCTGCGCGACCGCGCGCTCGCGCTCATCGGGCTGGTGTGGCTGGCGATGTACGGCCTCGCCGTGGCGAACTGGTGA
- a CDS encoding GtrA family protein, which produces MLAYAADLGLFVWLRGPVGLDPLTAKALSFVAGCSVAYAGNALGTYRHTTTRGLRQYVIFFAVNVAGALVQLLCIAVSHYGLGFTSQRADTVSGAGIGMALATVLRFWGTRTLVFRGVRGVRGEGRVGPWTG; this is translated from the coding sequence ATCCTCGCCTACGCCGCCGACCTCGGCCTCTTCGTCTGGCTGCGTGGCCCCGTGGGCCTCGACCCGCTGACCGCCAAGGCGCTGAGCTTCGTCGCGGGTTGCTCGGTGGCGTACGCGGGCAACGCGCTCGGCACCTACCGGCACACGACCACGCGGGGCCTGCGCCAGTACGTGATCTTCTTCGCGGTGAACGTCGCGGGTGCTCTCGTCCAGCTGCTGTGCATCGCCGTAAGCCACTACGGCCTCGGGTTCACCTCGCAGCGCGCGGACACCGTCTCGGGCGCCGGAATCGGCATGGCGCTCGCCACTGTCCTGCGTTTTTGGGGTACTCGGACCTTGGTTTTCCGGGGTGTTCGAGGTGTGCGAGGCGAGGGCAGAGTCGGACCATGGACTGGCTGA
- a CDS encoding YihY/virulence factor BrkB family protein: protein MDWLKKLPGVGPLVTRLMATHAWRSYERLDRVHWTRLAAAMTFISFVALFPLLTVAAAIAAATLSTSQQKDLQDKLAEQVPGISDQLNIEGLVQNAGTIGLIAGAVLLFTGIGWVGSMRECLRAVWELPDSEENPFLRKLKDGGVLVGLGGAVLVTVAASTLASTAVGWTARQLGIDEHGWGSVLLQAAAFTVAVLADFLLLLYVLTLLPGVQPSRRRLIVAALIGAAGFELLKLLLSGYMRGVASKSMYGAFGVPIALLLWINFTAKLLLFCAAWTATQSDESPPDQEDQEDPAAPADQEAPAAPAVNDGGASDPAAASGG, encoded by the coding sequence ATGGACTGGCTGAAAAAGCTTCCAGGCGTGGGACCCTTGGTCACCCGTCTGATGGCCACGCACGCGTGGCGGTCGTACGAGCGTCTGGACCGGGTGCACTGGACGCGGCTCGCCGCGGCGATGACCTTCATCAGTTTCGTGGCACTCTTCCCGCTGCTGACCGTCGCGGCCGCGATCGCCGCCGCCACGCTCAGCACCAGCCAGCAGAAGGACCTCCAGGACAAACTCGCCGAGCAGGTGCCCGGTATCTCCGACCAGCTGAACATCGAGGGCCTGGTCCAGAACGCCGGCACGATCGGCCTCATCGCGGGCGCCGTCCTGCTGTTCACCGGCATCGGCTGGGTCGGCTCGATGCGGGAGTGCCTGCGCGCGGTCTGGGAGCTGCCCGACAGCGAGGAGAACCCCTTCCTGCGCAAGCTCAAGGACGGCGGCGTACTCGTCGGACTCGGCGGCGCCGTGCTCGTCACCGTCGCCGCCTCCACCCTCGCGTCCACGGCGGTGGGGTGGACGGCCCGGCAGCTCGGCATCGACGAGCACGGCTGGGGGAGCGTGCTGCTGCAGGCCGCCGCGTTCACCGTCGCCGTACTCGCCGACTTCCTGCTTCTGCTGTACGTCCTCACGCTGCTGCCCGGCGTCCAGCCGTCGCGGCGTCGGCTGATCGTCGCCGCGCTGATCGGCGCCGCCGGGTTCGAGCTGCTCAAGCTGCTGCTCAGCGGCTATATGAGGGGTGTCGCGTCGAAGAGCATGTACGGCGCCTTCGGGGTGCCGATCGCGCTGCTGCTGTGGATCAACTTCACCGCGAAACTGCTGCTGTTCTGCGCCGCCTGGACGGCGACGCAGAGCGATGAGTCCCCGCCGGACCAGGAGGACCAGGAGGACCCGGCAGCCCCGGCGGACCAGGAGGCCCCGGCGGCCCCGGCGGTCAACGACGGCGGCGCATCAGATCCGGCAGCGGCCAGCGGCGGTTGA
- a CDS encoding D-alanyl-D-alanine carboxypeptidase family protein, protein MPATNKTAKRSLLVTSATLLSLSLTTPAFADASPTATPTTSPSATPPANMSTVGGERLGEAGTQVNLGTGAPVLPKDLTARSWIVADAESGDILAAHNAHWRLPPASTLKMLFADTVLPKFPKTTKHKVVSSDLAGIGAGSSMVGIKENETYTVHDLWLGVFLRSGNDAVHVLSQMNDGIDQTVKDMQAHAEELQALDTHVVSPDGYDAKGQVSSAYDLTLFARSGLQKKDFREYCSTVRAKFPGETTKNKKGKTDRESFEIQNTNRLLTGDSDISTYQGIAGVKNGNTTNAGATFTGVAERDGKVLLVTVMNPEKNEHNEVYKETARLFDWGFQATGKVEPVGELVPPKGVDTSAQPGANASSPGAAGTDNASTKPVAAASAAKGGSSGIGIALAITAGFLVLLAAGVFLVNRRWPLPDLMRRRR, encoded by the coding sequence GTGCCCGCCACGAATAAGACCGCCAAGCGATCCTTGCTGGTCACTTCCGCCACCCTGTTGTCCCTTTCGCTCACCACGCCCGCGTTCGCGGACGCGAGCCCGACAGCGACCCCGACGACGAGCCCGTCGGCCACTCCCCCGGCGAACATGTCGACCGTCGGCGGCGAGCGGCTCGGCGAGGCCGGCACGCAGGTGAATCTCGGCACCGGCGCCCCCGTGCTGCCCAAGGACCTCACCGCGCGCTCCTGGATCGTCGCGGACGCGGAGTCCGGCGACATCCTGGCCGCCCACAACGCGCACTGGCGACTGCCCCCGGCGAGCACCCTGAAGATGCTGTTCGCCGACACGGTGCTGCCGAAGTTCCCGAAGACCACGAAGCACAAGGTGGTCTCCTCCGACCTGGCGGGCATCGGCGCGGGCTCCAGCATGGTGGGGATAAAGGAGAACGAGACCTACACGGTCCACGACCTGTGGCTCGGCGTCTTCCTGCGCTCCGGCAACGACGCCGTGCACGTGCTGTCCCAGATGAACGACGGCATCGACCAGACGGTCAAGGACATGCAGGCGCACGCCGAGGAGCTCCAGGCCCTCGACACGCACGTGGTCAGCCCGGACGGCTACGACGCGAAGGGCCAGGTGTCGTCGGCGTACGACCTGACGCTGTTCGCCCGCTCCGGACTGCAGAAGAAGGACTTCCGGGAGTACTGCTCCACGGTGCGGGCCAAGTTCCCGGGCGAGACCACAAAGAACAAAAAGGGCAAAACCGACCGCGAATCCTTCGAGATCCAGAACACCAACCGCCTCCTGACGGGCGACAGCGACATCTCCACGTACCAGGGCATCGCGGGCGTGAAGAACGGCAACACCACCAACGCGGGCGCCACCTTCACCGGTGTCGCCGAGCGCGACGGCAAGGTCCTGCTCGTCACGGTCATGAACCCGGAGAAGAACGAGCACAACGAGGTCTACAAGGAGACCGCACGGCTCTTCGACTGGGGCTTCCAGGCCACGGGCAAGGTCGAGCCGGTGGGTGAGCTGGTGCCGCCGAAGGGCGTCGACACCAGCGCGCAGCCGGGCGCGAACGCCTCCAGCCCCGGTGCGGCCGGCACGGACAACGCGTCCACGAAACCGGTGGCGGCCGCCTCCGCCGCGAAGGGCGGTTCGAGCGGCATCGGCATCGCGCTGGCGATCACGGCCGGCTTCCTCGTCCTGCTCGCGGCGGGTGTCTTCCTGGTCAACCGCCGCTGGCCGCTGCCGGATCTGATGCGCCGCCGTCGTTGA
- a CDS encoding SCO4848 family membrane protein: protein MKLSRPVSWFLLAFGVWSWVIWITFVKNLWKDGSGLAFDDAGDPTAYFWVHLTLAVVSFVLGTVVGVIGLRGVRALRQTS from the coding sequence ATGAAGCTCAGCCGCCCCGTCTCCTGGTTCCTGCTCGCCTTCGGGGTGTGGAGCTGGGTCATCTGGATCACTTTCGTCAAGAACCTGTGGAAGGACGGCAGCGGGCTCGCGTTCGACGACGCGGGGGATCCGACGGCGTACTTCTGGGTGCACCTGACGCTCGCCGTCGTCTCCTTTGTCTTGGGGACGGTCGTCGGCGTGATCGGGTTGCGCGGGGTGCGCGCTTTGCGCCAGACGTCATAA